CTCCACGCCCATTTCGACGTCGTGCTCGAAGCGGTCGCGACCGGGCGGCGCGAACTCATCCGGCTTCATCGCGCCGGCGAAATCGACGATGAAACGCTGCACGAACTGGAGCGCGATCTCGACCTTGAGGAATTGAGCGCAATATCTGCCAAGGCGTGAGCCTCTTGCCCGAACGTTTCTTTCCATTTTCTCCTTTGACATGAGGGGCGGATGTCCTAGATGTCCGCAAATTGGCGCCAAGTATCGAGGAGCTTGAGAGCGATCAAGAAGTCAAAGGCGCCGAAACCACCAAAACCGAAGACGCTGTTGCAGAAGCTGGCTGCCTCGCCCGAGAAACTGTTTTCGGGTTCGTTTCGCCAGCAATGTGCAGCACTTTGCTATCGTTACGTGCCTGACGGCGCGATCGAGATCCTTGTGGTGACGTCGCGCGACAGCGGCCGCTGGCTCATTCCAAAAGGCTGGCCGATGAAACAGAAGGAACCGCACGAGGCCGCGGCGATCGAAGCCTTGCAGGAGGCCGGTGTTCGCGGGAAAGTTCGCAAGAAGCCGATTGGCAGCTACACCTACTTAAAGATGCTCGATGACGGCGACGTGGTGCCCTGTATCGTTGACATCTTCCAGATCGAAGTCACCAAGCTGGCGGAAAAATACAAGGAGAAAGGCGAGCGTTTGGTCGCCTGGGTCAGCCCCGATGAAGCGGCGCGGCGCGTCCGCGAAATCGAGCTCAAATCGCTTCTGGTCGACTTCAAGCCGCGGTGAAGTCGCGCACCTTTCCGGATCACATCCTCGGACGATAGCCGCGCTGACGTTTGCTACGCGTTAGCTCGAGGAAGAGTTTGACCGCCTCCTCCTCCCGCGCGAAGTGGTGCACCATCATCTGGCCGTGACTTCCGATCCGTCCCCAGCGCCGCGTCAGGCACGCCTCGCCCAATAGGGACATGGAGATCTGCATGGAGTAGTAGCGCGCCATGTTTCTGGCCGCGTCCCTTCGCTCGACATAGATCTGGTAGGGCTGAACGATCGTCATGCGCGAAGATTCGGCGATCGGCGCGCATAGGTCCAACGAGAGTTTTGAATCGATCACGTGCGACCGATTCATTTTGGTGATCTGTCACGACCCTTGCCGCAACGGATAAGGGTCAACGGGCGCACCGGCGAAAGCTCCGCAGACAAGCAAAAGCCGGAACGGCGTGCACCGATCCGGCCTTCGAAATCTTGAAGCCTTGGTTAGCCGCGGAACGTGTAGTCTGCGATCGACTGCGGTTTCATCTCGATCGAGAAACCCGGCCGCTGCGGCGGCATATAGGCGGCATTCTCGATCACGCAGGGGTCGAGGAAGTGTTCGTGCAGATGGTCGACATATTCGATGACGCGACCATCCTTGGTGCCGGAAACCGCCAGATAGTCGATCATCGACAGATGCTGGACATATTCGCACAAGCCGACGCCACCGGCATGCGGCCAGACCGGCAGCCCGTATTTGGCGGCGACGAGCAGCACCGCCAGAACCTCGTTCAGGCCCCCCATCCGGCAACTATCGATCTGGACGATGTCGATCGCGCCCTCGGCGATGAACTGCTTGAACATGATGCGGTTCTGGCACATCTCGCCGGTTGCGACCTTCACCGGTCCGATCGCCTCGCGGATCTTGCGGTGACCGGCAACGTCGTCGGGGCTCGTCGGCTCCTCGATGAAGAAGGGCTTGGCAAAAGCGAGCTGCTTGACCCAGTCGATCGCCTCGCCGACTTCCCAGACCTGGTTGGCGTCGATCATCAAATAGCGGTCCGGGCCGATCACCTCGCGCGCGATCGTCAGTCGCCGGATGTCGTCGGCAAGGTCGCGACCGACCTTCATCTTGATATGGTTGAAACCTTCGTCAATCGCCTCCTGGGCGAGACGCCGGAGCTTATCGTCGTCATAACCGAGCCAGCCGGCCGATGTCGTGTAGCAGGCATAGCCTTCCTTCTCGAGCGTCGCGATGCGCTGAGCCTTGCCGGGTTCGGCCCTGCTGAGGATGGCGACCGCCTCGTCACGCGTCAGCACGTCGGTCATGTAGCGATAGTCGACGATATCGGCGATCTCTTCCGGCGACATTTCGGCGACAAGCCGCCAGACGGGCTTGCCCGCCTCCTTGGCAAGCAGGTCCCAGACGGCGTTGACGACGGCGCCGGTCGCCAGATGCATCGCACCTTTCTCCGGACCGATCCAGCGCAGCTGGCTGTCGCTGGTCAGGTGCCGCCAGAACCGGCCGGGATGGGCGAGAATGTCTGATGTCTCCTGGCCGACGATCAGATGCCGCATGGCCTTGATCGCCATGCAGCAAATGTCGTTGCCGCGGCCGATAGTGAAGGTGAGACCATGGCCCGCAAGTCCCTCCCGATCGGTGTCGAGGATGACATAGGCCGCGGAATAGTCCGGGTCCGGGTTCATCGCGTCGGAACCGTCGAGGCTCTGCGAGGTCGGAAAGCGCAGGTCGAAGACGCGCAGATCAGTGATGCGGGTCATGGTCACTCCAGTCTTATGATCAATCGTCCGCGCGCACGGACTGCTTCTGGCTGCCGAGGCCCTCGATGCCGAGTTCGACGACGTCGCCGGCCTTAAGGTAACGCGGCGGCTTCATGCCCATGCCGACGCCGGGCGGCGTGCCGGTCGAGATGATGTCGCCCGGCTGCAGCGACATGAACTGCGACAGGTAGGAGACGAGGTAGGCAACGCCATAGACCATGGTCTTCGACGAGCCGTTCTGCATGGTTTCGCCGTTGACCTTCAGCCACATCGGCAGGTTCTGCGGGTCCGCCACTTCGTCCTTGGTCACCAGCCACGGGCCTGTCGGACCAAAGGTGTCGCAGGACTTGCCCTTGGTCCACTGCCCCTGGCGCTCGATCTGGAAGGCGCGTTCGGAGACGTCGTGCACGGTGCAGTAGCCGGCGACATAGTCGAGTGCTTCCGCCTCGGTGACGTACTTGGCCTTGCGGCCGATGACGACGCCGAGTTCCACTTCCCAGTCGGTCTTCTCCGAGCCGCGCGGAATGATCAGGTCGTCATTCGGGCCAACGATCGCCGACGTCGCCTTCATGAAGATGATCGGTTCGGAGGGAACCGTGGCGCCCGTCTCGGCGGCATGGTCGGAGTAGTTGAGGCCGATGCAGATGAACTTGCCGGTACCGGCCACGCAAGGGCCGAGCCGCTGGTTGCCGTCGACAGCCGGAAGGCCGGCGAGATCGAGTGCCTCGAGTTCGGCGAGTTTGTCCGGGTCGAGCGCCGCACCTGAGAAATCGGCGACGTGGCCGGAAAGATCACGCAAGGTGCCGTTCGCATCGAGGATGCCCGGCTTTTCCTGGCCCGGGAGGCCGTAACGAAGAAGTTTCATATCTCTGCTTCCTGCTTGTCTGTTGTCAGATGGTCCAGCCGCCATCGATGGCATAGGCCTGGCCGGTCGTATAGGTGGCGCCCGCGAGATGGACGGCAAGGTCGGCGATCTCTTCCGGGGTGCCGAGACGTCCCATTGGCTGGCGGGCGATAAAGGCGGCACGCGCAGTTTCATAGTCTCCCTGGGCGCGCATGCGGTCCTGCAGCGACGGGCTTTCGACGGTGCCCGGGCAAATGGCGTTGCAGCGAATGCCCTCAGACACGTAATCGGCTGCGACGGCCTTTGTGAGACCGATGACGGCGGCCTTGGTGACGCCGTAGGCAAACCGGTTGGGTACGCCCTTGATGCTGGAAGCGACCGAAGCCATGTTGATGATCGCGCCGTCCTTGCGGACAAGCATGCCCGGAAGGACCGCACGAATGGTGCGGATCATCGCCTTGACGTTGAGGTCGAGCGCGAACTCCAGATCGCTATCCTTCATCTCCAGGATCGAACCGGCATGCACGAAACCGGCGCAGTTGAAGAGGACGTCGACGGCGCCGATCTCTGCCACGAGCGCTTCGACCGCTTGCGTGTCGAGAACGTCGAGCCGGTGCGTTTCGACGTCGGCTTCCTTTGCAAGTGCCGCAAGCGCATCGGTATTGATATCGGTCGCGTGCACCTTTGCGCCGGCCTTCACAAAGGCCAAAGCCGAAGCGCGGCCGATGCCTTGAGCCGCAGCCGTAATCAGGACGACCTTGCCTTTAAGATCCGCTGTCATTCTCGATCCCTCATGCTTTGCGTTCAACGACCAGGATATGGTCGGCGGCGAGAACGACCTCGCCACGCTGGTTGATGACTTCTAACCGTTCGACGATGCGTCCCGCCTTCGGCCGCTTCGGATCGTCCTCCTTGGCGGCGATCGTCACGCGGGTACGGATCGTATCGCCGATATGAACCGGGCGCACGAAGCGCAGACGATCATAGCCGTAGGAAAACGCAACCGGATTGATCAAAGATGCGGTCAGCCCGACCCCGATCGAAAAGATCATGGTGCCGTGGGCGATGCGCTGGCCGCCCGGCAGGGTCTTGGCGAACTCCGCATCCATGTGGTGCGGAAAGAAATCGCCGGTGTGGCCGGCATGAACGACGAAGTCGGTTTCGGTAATCGTCCGGCCCGTCGTCAGGCGCTCATGGCCGAGCTCGTAGTCTTCGAAATGGATGATCTGTTCCGACATCTCAGCGTCCCGGAAGTGGCGCGATCGCCGTGGCCGGCGCGGCACTCGATTGATAGGCGGCCTCGACCAGGGCCATTGTCTGCCAGGCGTCTTCCACCGAGCCGATCAGCTCCGGGTCTTCGCCGGAGGCGAAACGCTGCAGATTGGCCATTCGGTTGGCGAAGGCGTCGGGGAACCAGGCGCCTTCAAGCGGAACCGACACCCACTCGACAGCCCCGGTTGGCCGGATCCAGAGCTCGTCGGGCTCGCCCTTGGGATAGTCGAGGTTGACACCGAGTTTTACATAAGCAGCACCCGACGTGCCCGAAATGCGGAACTCGCAGGCCTGGAACTTGCGGCCGAAATCATGGTCGTGATTGACCGAAAGTACGCAGCGCACGCGGTCGCCATAGTCGAGGATCGCAGCCGTCCGTGTCTGGGCGACCTCATGGTTCGGATGGCCGATCGTCTTTGCATGCACGCCCAATGGATTGCCAAGCAGGCCGCGCACGAGATCCAGATAGTGGATCGAGTGCATGGCGATCTCGATGCGCGGCAGGCCCTTCAAGAAGGGCCACAGACCCCAGGGCGTAGCAAGTGCAAGCCAGGCGTCGAAATCGACGACCTCGCCGAGGTATCCCTTGGCGATCGCGTCTTTCAGCGCCAGCATCATCGGCGCGAAGCGGAGCTGGAAATTGACCGCCGCCTTCAGTTTGCGCGTCCGGCAGAGCTCGAGAATGGCGGTCGCGGCTTCAAGGTCCGAGCCCATCGGCTTCTGGATGAGGGCAGCGGCGCCGATCGGAAGCTTCGCCAGGATGGCGGCATGGGCCGCCGGCGGGGTCGCCAGATCAAAGATTGCATCAGCGACCGCAAGCGCATCCTCTTCCCGTTCGAAGGCGGGAATGCGCCAGGCGCCGGCAAGCTTCGCGGCCTTCTCCCGGTCTGGATCATAAAGGCCCGCGACTGGGAAGCCGGCCTGGCGATAAGCCGGCAGATGTGCGTCGCCGACGATGCTGCCGGCGCCGAAGATCACGATCGGCCGGGGCTCTGCCGGTTTCGGCCACCACTGCCTGAGCGCGCCCGGATCGAAATTTTCAGCCATTGTGGGAGACCTTGCCGTCGTGATGGAAGACCTCTTCCATCATCGCCCACCACTCGCCTTCCTGGCGCGTCTCAAGCGGCTTCTGGCAGGGCATACAGACCGACCACCATTCCTGGTTCTTCGGATGTGCGGCCATCTTGGCCATGTCCGCCTCAAAATCAGAGCCGACATACTCCCAGTAGCCGAAGAGCAGGTTTTCCGGCTCCTTGAGGAAGATCGAATAGTTGGTAACGTTGCACTCGGAAATCAGCGCGAGGATCTCCGGCCAGACGGCGGCGTGCAACGCCTTGTATTCGGCGACCTTGGACGCCTCCAGACCGATCACCATTCCCATTCGCTGCATGATGACCTCCCTATCCTAGCCCCGAAACTCGCGGGTAAACTCGTCGATCGAGCGGGCGCGCACGGCATCCCAGTCCCAGGAAATCCCGATGCCTGGCTCGGACGGCGCCAATGCGCGACCGTTCCGGATCTCCATGCCCTTGGTCGTGAGATCATCGAGCTGCGGAATGTACTCAACATATTTGCCGTTCGGCACGGCGCAGACGAGGCTGACATGCAGCTCCATCAGGAAGTGCGGGCAGACCGGAATGTCGAAGGCTTCCGCCGCATGCGCGACTTTCAACCACGGCGTGATGCCGCCGATACGGGCAACGTCGACCTGGACGATCGAGCAGGCGCCCTTCTGCATGTATTCGCGGAAATGACGGATCGAGTACATGGATTCACCCACCGCAATCGGCGTGGGCGTCGAGCGCGTCAACCGGATATGACCGTCGAGATCGTCGGCCGGCAGCGGCTCCTCGATCCAGGCAAGGTCGAGCTCCTTCAGCCTGGACGCGCGGCGGATCGCCTCGTCGACGGTGAAGCCCTGGTTGCAGTCGGTCATGATCTCGAAGCCGTCGCCGAGCGCCTTGCGCATTGCCGACAGGCGATCGTAATCCTCCGAGCCGTGCGGCTTGCCGATCTTCACCTTCGAACCTGAAAAGCCCTTGGTCTTGGCGGCAAGCGCGTCCTCGACCAGCGCTTCCTTTTCGATGTGCAGCCAGCCGCCCTCGGTGGTGTAGAGGGGGCAGCTTTCCTTGGCGCCGCCGGCAAGCTTCCAGAGCGGCAGCTTCTGCTTTTTGGCGCGCAGGTCCCAAAGTGCTGTGTCAACTGCCGCCAGCGCCAGCGCCGTTATCGGGCCGATCGTCGTCGCGTGGGTCGCAAATTCTAGTCTGTGCCAGATCGCCTCGATGCAATCGGCATCCTCGCCGATCAGGATCGGCACCAGGTGGTCGGAGAGAAGCCGCATCACCGACGAACCGCCGGTACCGATCGTATAGCTGTAGCCGGTGCCCGTCGCACCATCGCTGTCGGTGATGGTGACGATCGGGGTTTCCTGGCTGACGAAGCTCTGGATCGCATCGGTCCGCTTCACCTTCGGCGGCAGGTCGACCATGCGCAGTTCAATTTTCTCGATTCTTGCCATGTCAGCCTTCCAGAGCCTTGCCGGTATCGATGTCGAAGAGATGGGCGCGCGAGAGGTCGAAGCTCATGTGCACCTTCTCGCCCGGGCCAAGCGGGCGCGGATTGAGCATGCGCGAAACCCAGTCTCGACCGTTGAACTGGATGAAGACCAGCGTTTCATTACCCAGCGGTTCGGTGATCGACACCGGTAGCTCGACCTCGTGCACGGCGGCCGGGTCGCCGGCATGCAGACCATGGCCGCTCGGATAGATGTCGTCAGGCCTCAGACCGAAGGTGACCTTCTGTCCCGGACGGAGCGCGTTCACAAACCGCGGCGGGATCGGCAGCCGCATGCCGCTTACAAAGACGAGCGTACCGTTGTCGACGATCGCCTCGTCCATGTTCATCGGCGGCGAGCCGATGAAGCCGGCCACGAACTTTGTGGCCGGGCGCTGGAACACTTCTTCCGGCGTGCCTACTTGTTCGATATAGCCGTCACGCATGATGACGATGCGGTCTGACAAGGTCATCGCCTCGACCTGGTCGTGGGTGACGTAGATCATCGTCGCCTGCATGCGGGCATGCAGCTTCTTGATCTCGGTTCGCACCTGGGTGCGCAGCTTCGCATCCAGGTTCGACAGAGGTTCGTCGAACAGGAAGACATCCGGCTGGCGCACGATCGCGCGGCCCATGGCGACGCGCTGGCGCTGGCCGCCGGAAAGCTGCGACGGGCGGCGCTCCAGGAGATGGCTAAGATCGAGGATGGCAGCGGCTTCATCGACCCGCGTCTTGATCTCGTCTGCCGAGCGTCCGGCGATCTTCAGCGAAAAACCCATGTTTTCGGCGACCGTCATATGCGGATAGAGCGCATAGGACTGGAAGACCATGGAGATATTGCGCGCCCGAGGCGGCAGGTCGTTGACCTTCTTTCCGCCGATTTCGATCGCGCCATCGCTGACGTCTTCGAGGCCTGCGATCATGCGCAGCGTTGTCGACTTGCCGCAGCCCGACGGGCCGACGAGCGCGATGAACTCGCGGTCCTTCACTTCGAGGTCGATGCCGTGGACGACCTCGAGCGCGCCGTAGCGCTTGACCAGTTTCCTGAGAGTGACAGGAGCCATGAACGATTATCCTTTCACCGCGCCGAAGGTGAGACCCGAAACGAGGTGCTTCTGAATGATGAAGGTAAGGGTCAGCGCCGGGATGATCATCACGACGGCGAGCGCACACATGCCGCGCCAGTCGATGGTGAATTCGGCGGTGTAGTCGAGAAGCCCGACCGGCAAGGTCTTGGAATTGACCGAGCGGGTGATCTGCGAGGCAAGCGCATACTCGTTCCAGGACGTCAGGAACGCAAAGATGCCGGCGGATGCGATGCCGGGACCGGCAAGCGGAAACTCCACCTGCCAGAAGGCCTGCCACGGCGTGCAGCCGTCTATCTGGGCGGCCTCGGCGAGATCCTTCGGCACCTGGCGGAAGAAGCCGTCGATCAGCCAGATGGTGAAGGGCACGTTGAGCGCGACATAGGTCAGGATCAGCGAAAAATGCGTGTCGATGATCCCGGTGCGGGCGTAGAGCATGAAGAGCGGCAGCGAGAGCGCGATGCCAGGCACGGCGCGCGTCAGCATGAAGCCGAGGAAGATCGCCGACTTCGCCTTGAAACGATAGCGGGCAAAGGCGTAGCCGCCGGCCATGCCGATCGCCAGTGCAATCACCGTCGAGGTCACCGAGATGATCAGCGAATTGCGAAAATAGTCCCAGACGGGAACGCCACCCTGCCCGGCGCCCGCAAACATGGCGCGATAGGCATCGAGCGAAATGCTCTCGGGGATCCAAACCGGTGGTTTCGCCATGATTTCGACGGTCGGACGCAGCGACGACAGCACGATCCAGAGGCCGGGAAGGCAGATCACGGCCATTGCGAGAAACAGGCCGATCAGGTGCACCGTCTTCAACAGGCGGCGGCGCAGTCGGTGCGAAGCGTTGATATCCATTACCACTCGGCTCCGATCTGCTGGCGCGCCGCGGCGAGCTTGCGGAAGAAATAGACGGTGAAGACGATCGACAGGAGGATCGCGACATAGGCCATGGCGTTGGCGAGCCCCATGCGGGCATCGGCATAGGCCGTGCGGCCGACGAGCGTCCAGAGTAGCTCCGTGCGCTTGGCCGGGCCGCCATCGGTCATGATCTTGACGATGTCATAGGCGCGCGCGACGTCGAGAGAGCGGATCGTCATGGCGATGAAGGCGAACGGCATCAGATAGGGCCAGGTGACATAGCGGAAGGTCTGCCAGGGTGTGCAGCCGTCGACATGGGCAGCCTCGACCGGATCCTTCGGCATGGCGAGCAGGCCGGCCAGAATCAGGATCGCAAAGACTGCGGTCGAGGACCAGACTTCGGCGATGATGATCGAGAGCAGTGCGAGATTGCCGTCGATCAACCAGGGAATTGCCTGATCCGTCAGTCCCAGCGACTGCAGCGCATTGTTGACGAAGCCGATATTGTCGTTGAAGAGGAACTTGAACTGGAAGCCGACGAGCACGGGCGAAAACATCATCGGAAACATCATCATGGTGCGCAGCAGGCGCTGGCCGTGGGTCGCCTTGTTGACAAGCAAAGCCAGGCCGAGACCGAGCAGCATCTCGGCGTTCAGAGCCACAGTCAGCAACAGCACGGTGCGGCCAAACGCGACCCAGAATTCGGCGTTGCCAAGTACGGTCGCGTAGTTGCGCAGGCCTACAAAGACCCACAGCGTCTCCGGTTTGGTCAAGCGGAACGGCGTGAAGCTCGAATAGAAGGAAAAAAGGAGCGGCAACACGATCACCGCCGCGAGCACGACAAAGGCCGGAAGCAGAAGCAGGGCCGGTGCTGACAATTTCTTGAGCTTCATCGGGCAGTCCTGAGGATTGCATGAAATGGCTGAGGCGGCGCCGGCGCCTTCAAGGCATCGGCGCCGCCTCATGGGTAACGATCAGAGCTTGCCCGCGTCTTCGAGAATGCCGGTCGCTTTCTGAGCGGCGGCATCAAGCGCTTCCTTCGACGTCTTGTCGCCGAGGATGGCGGCCTGGAGTTCCGGATAGACGGCGTTGGAGATTTCGATCCACTCGGCCGTCTTCGGAACCGGGAAGGCATGCTTTGCGGCTTCCTGGAAAGCCTGCAGCACTTCCGTCTTGTAGGCGTCGCCCTCGGCTTGCTTGATGTTGTATTCCCAGACGGCAGTCCGGGTCGGCAACGGGCCGGCAGCCGATTCCAGCTTCTGGCTGTCCTCGTTGGTCAGCCACCAGACGAGCGAAGCGGCCGCTTCCTTGTTGGCGCAATCTTCGGTGACCGAGAAGCCATGATGGCCCGACCAGCCGGTGCGCTTGCCGGAAGAACCGGCCGGCTGCACCTTCACGCCGACATTGCCGGCGACCTTGGAGGACTTCGGGTCGTTGAAGAAGCTCGCCCAGCCAGGCCAGTCGAGGTTGAGGGCGATCGAACCCGAGGCAAAGCCCTGGCCGAGGTCGTCCCAAAGATAGTTGGTCGTGCCCGGCGGTACGGCCTTGTCCTTGTAGAGCTTGACGAACCAGTCAAGCGCATGGACACCGGCTTCCGAGTTGAAGGCGGGGCGCCCGTCCTTGTCGAGATATTCGCCACCTTCGGCGACCAGCATTTCATAGAAGCGACCGTTGATTGCCTCTTCCTTACCGGCAAACTGCGTGCCGTAGAAATTCGGCGGGGCGGCGAAGAACTCGGCCTGATCGCTGACCTGGGCCCAGGTGTCCGGCGGCGCGAGGTCGTAACCGTATTTCGCCTTGAAGGCGGTCTTCTTGGCTTCGTCCTGGTAGAGGCTCTTCTGGTAGTAGAGCGCCGACACGTCGAACTGGGCGCGCGGCAACATCACCAGCTTGCCGTCGAGCGTCGAAGCGTCGATCAGCGCCGGCACGAATTTGGCGATCTCCTCCGGCGGCAGGAGCGCCAGGAGATCAGTGTAGATGTCGGGGTATTGCGGCGCGAAGGAGGAATGGTTCGAGCCGACGCACCAGCTGACGCCGCCAGTCGCGATATCCGACTTGATCTCCTTGTCGAGTTCGAAGTGGTTCTTCTTCGACAGGATGTTGACCTTGGCGCCGGTCGCCTTCTCCCATTCGCCGATCCGCTCGTAGAGCTTTTCGTATTGCTGTCCGCCGATCAGCTTGGCGTCGATCGTGACGCCCTCGAACTTGCCGGGCAGTTCTGCGGCATTCGCCGCTCCCCCTGCACAGGCAAGCATAACGACGCCGGCGGAGACGCCGGCAAGCAGCCTTTTCATATCCACTCCTCCCATGTTCACGCCCTCTTCCTGACGTGACGTTCTCATTTGTGAGAAACTAATTCATATACAAACAACATTTTCATGAGGCGTCAAGGGAGAACTTTCCTTTGTGGGCGCCTTCGTCTGCGTATATGGATATGAATATTCACCAAGGAGGCTTCATGGACACCGAAGAGTCAGATCGCTACCGCGCACCGGCCCTTGATAAGGGGCTCGACATTCTCGAGCTGCTTGCCAGCGTCGACGGCGGACTGACGCAGGCCGAGATTTCCAAGCGCCTGAACCGGAGTCCGAACGAGTTCTACCGCATGCTCGATCGGCTGGTGCGGCGCGGCTATGTCACGCGCATCGACGGAGATCGCTATTCGCTGACATTGAAGCTCTTCGGGTTGTCGCAACTGCATGCGCCGGTCCGCAGGCTTGCCTCCTACGCCACGCCCTTGATGCGGGATCTGGCCCAGCGCTCGAAGCAGGCAAACCACCTCGCCGTCTTCGATCGCGGCTCCGCCGTCGTCATCGCCCAGCAGGAAGCGCCTGATTATTGGGGCATTTCGATCCGGGTCGGGTCGCATATCAGCCTCTTCGACACGGGTTCCGGCCATATCCTGCTTGCCTTCCGCTCGGCCGAAGAGCGCGAAATGATGATCGCGGAACATGCCAGGAGCAAAGACGAGGTCCCGCGCGGGCCTGAGTTCTACGCGCGCCTCGATCAGATCCGCGAGCGCGGCTATGAAATGATGGCGAGCGCGCAGACAGCCGGCGTCTATAACCTCTCGGCGCCGATCCTGGGGCCTGATGGCCGCGGCATCGCGGCGCTGACCGTTCCCTATATCGCGCTCGTCAACGCGCCCTCGGCGCCAGACATCACTGAAAGCATCGCCCTTTTGCTGAAAACCGCCGAGCAACTGTCGACGTTGGCCGGTTCGGACGTGGCCTCCACAACAGATTGACGGCACTTGGGAACGGTCGTACTTCTTATCTGAATAGATCATTCTTATGTGAGAAGCCGTTCGGAGGAGGCGCGCCTTGATCATCGACACCCATCTTCACCTCATCGACAGGTCGAGGCTCGCCTATCCCTGGCTCGCCGGTGTGCCTGCCCTCAACCAGGACTTTCTCTACGCCACCTACGAGCGCGAAGCGCGGCGGCTCGGCATTACTGCCAGCCTGCACATGGAGGTCGATGTCGATCCTTTAGAGATGGAGAAGGAGACATCCGAGGTCGCGCGGCTCGCAGGCCAGGCGGATAGCCTGCTGAAGGGCGCTATTGCCGCCTGCCGACCTGAAGAGGATGGCTTTTCGGCCTATCTAGAACGCCAGGAAGCAAACGGCCTCATCAAGGGCTTCCGCCGCGTGCTGCATGTGATGCCGGATGACCTCTCCGAAGGAGCGACTTTTCGCGACAATATCCGCCGGCTCGGCGGCCGTCGCTTCACCTTCGACCTCTGCGTCCTGCCGCACCAGATCGAAAAGGCGATTGCGCTTGCCGATCTGGCGCCCGACGTTCCGTTTATTCTCGACCATTGCGGCGTGCCCGACATTCGCGCCGGCGCCGAGCATCCCTGGCGCGAGCACATGAGCGAGATCGCCCAACGTGCGAACGTCACGGCAAAAATCTCCGGCGTCGTCGCCTATGCGGACGAGGCCTGGCAGGTCGAGACGCTGCGCCCGTATGTCGAGCACACGATCGACGTCTTTGGTTGGGATCGGGTGGTCTGGGGAAGCGATTGGCCGGTCTGCACGCTCGGCGGCAATCTTTCGACCTGGGTCGGCGCCACCCACGCGCTTCTGGAAGGCTGCAGCGCGGAGGAAAAGCGCAAGCTGCTTGCCGACAACGCGCGCCGGATCTGGAATCTCGCCTAGCAAGCCCTGCCCTAAGTCCGTTCCGGGACGCCTGGGCATCCCGGAACTCAGAAATCAGGCTGTAGCAAAACTCTCTGCAAACAGCCGATTGAGATCGTCGACGACCTTTCGCGCCGCCTCTTTGCCCGTGAGGCCGTCGTTGATGCGATCGGATGCCGCCTGTTGGAAGGCCATGTAGCCATCGTACCGTGGGCGAACCCAGGCGCTCTCCAGCGTCTTGCGCGTCGCACGATAGAAATCGGAGGTCGCGGCATTGACGGCGTCGTCATCCCAGGCGGCCGCGTGGCCGGGCTGCCCGCCTCCTGAGGCATAAGGACCGCGCTGGACGGCGCCGCTCGCAACGAAATAGGCGAAATCGATCGCCGCTTCCCGCGCCTGTGAGAAAGCCGAGACCGCAATCCCCGTTCCGCCGAGGGCCGAGCCTGCCGGACCATTGGTTCCGGCAATCGGAACATCGCCGAACGTCACGAGCGACGGCCGGAAGCCCGGCA
This is a stretch of genomic DNA from Ensifer adhaerens. It encodes these proteins:
- a CDS encoding mandelate racemase/muconate lactonizing enzyme family protein; amino-acid sequence: MARIEKIELRMVDLPPKVKRTDAIQSFVSQETPIVTITDSDGATGTGYSYTIGTGGSSVMRLLSDHLVPILIGEDADCIEAIWHRLEFATHATTIGPITALALAAVDTALWDLRAKKQKLPLWKLAGGAKESCPLYTTEGGWLHIEKEALVEDALAAKTKGFSGSKVKIGKPHGSEDYDRLSAMRKALGDGFEIMTDCNQGFTVDEAIRRASRLKELDLAWIEEPLPADDLDGHIRLTRSTPTPIAVGESMYSIRHFREYMQKGACSIVQVDVARIGGITPWLKVAHAAEAFDIPVCPHFLMELHVSLVCAVPNGKYVEYIPQLDDLTTKGMEIRNGRALAPSEPGIGISWDWDAVRARSIDEFTREFRG
- a CDS encoding ABC transporter ATP-binding protein encodes the protein MAPVTLRKLVKRYGALEVVHGIDLEVKDREFIALVGPSGCGKSTTLRMIAGLEDVSDGAIEIGGKKVNDLPPRARNISMVFQSYALYPHMTVAENMGFSLKIAGRSADEIKTRVDEAAAILDLSHLLERRPSQLSGGQRQRVAMGRAIVRQPDVFLFDEPLSNLDAKLRTQVRTEIKKLHARMQATMIYVTHDQVEAMTLSDRIVIMRDGYIEQVGTPEEVFQRPATKFVAGFIGSPPMNMDEAIVDNGTLVFVSGMRLPIPPRFVNALRPGQKVTFGLRPDDIYPSGHGLHAGDPAAVHEVELPVSITEPLGNETLVFIQFNGRDWVSRMLNPRPLGPGEKVHMSFDLSRAHLFDIDTGKALEG
- a CDS encoding IclR family transcriptional regulator, translated to MDTEESDRYRAPALDKGLDILELLASVDGGLTQAEISKRLNRSPNEFYRMLDRLVRRGYVTRIDGDRYSLTLKLFGLSQLHAPVRRLASYATPLMRDLAQRSKQANHLAVFDRGSAVVIAQQEAPDYWGISIRVGSHISLFDTGSGHILLAFRSAEEREMMIAEHARSKDEVPRGPEFYARLDQIRERGYEMMASAQTAGVYNLSAPILGPDGRGIAALTVPYIALVNAPSAPDITESIALLLKTAEQLSTLAGSDVASTTD
- a CDS encoding extracellular solute-binding protein; this encodes MKRLLAGVSAGVVMLACAGGAANAAELPGKFEGVTIDAKLIGGQQYEKLYERIGEWEKATGAKVNILSKKNHFELDKEIKSDIATGGVSWCVGSNHSSFAPQYPDIYTDLLALLPPEEIAKFVPALIDASTLDGKLVMLPRAQFDVSALYYQKSLYQDEAKKTAFKAKYGYDLAPPDTWAQVSDQAEFFAAPPNFYGTQFAGKEEAINGRFYEMLVAEGGEYLDKDGRPAFNSEAGVHALDWFVKLYKDKAVPPGTTNYLWDDLGQGFASGSIALNLDWPGWASFFNDPKSSKVAGNVGVKVQPAGSSGKRTGWSGHHGFSVTEDCANKEAAASLVWWLTNEDSQKLESAAGPLPTRTAVWEYNIKQAEGDAYKTEVLQAFQEAAKHAFPVPKTAEWIEISNAVYPELQAAILGDKTSKEALDAAAQKATGILEDAGKL
- a CDS encoding carbohydrate ABC transporter permease; its protein translation is MDINASHRLRRRLLKTVHLIGLFLAMAVICLPGLWIVLSSLRPTVEIMAKPPVWIPESISLDAYRAMFAGAGQGGVPVWDYFRNSLIISVTSTVIALAIGMAGGYAFARYRFKAKSAIFLGFMLTRAVPGIALSLPLFMLYARTGIIDTHFSLILTYVALNVPFTIWLIDGFFRQVPKDLAEAAQIDGCTPWQAFWQVEFPLAGPGIASAGIFAFLTSWNEYALASQITRSVNSKTLPVGLLDYTAEFTIDWRGMCALAVVMIIPALTLTFIIQKHLVSGLTFGAVKG
- a CDS encoding carbohydrate ABC transporter permease → MKLKKLSAPALLLLPAFVVLAAVIVLPLLFSFYSSFTPFRLTKPETLWVFVGLRNYATVLGNAEFWVAFGRTVLLLTVALNAEMLLGLGLALLVNKATHGQRLLRTMMMFPMMFSPVLVGFQFKFLFNDNIGFVNNALQSLGLTDQAIPWLIDGNLALLSIIIAEVWSSTAVFAILILAGLLAMPKDPVEAAHVDGCTPWQTFRYVTWPYLMPFAFIAMTIRSLDVARAYDIVKIMTDGGPAKRTELLWTLVGRTAYADARMGLANAMAYVAILLSIVFTVYFFRKLAAARQQIGAEW